From Deinococcus carri, one genomic window encodes:
- a CDS encoding substrate-binding domain-containing protein, with translation MTIPPVTLQSHVRALRERAHLRPSELARRVGISRQALHKIETEAYLPSTLIAFQLAQALDCRVDELFTLVPPEVNATLCVPVTGDTRVQLAQVGDRLLAFPLTGTPGFRQTADGVVRLSAGAQAGPGEVRAELLGSPERLPRTAVLVGCDPSLELLASHAARHAPEVRVLWHAASSLAALEALSRGEVHAAGIHLWDAETDQSNLPFVERLFPGQVMHLLTLWSWEQGLIVPPGNPRGVQGPADLLQPGLRLVNREEGAGSRLLLDAWLGREGVTPGERRALPGYQDEVHSHLEAAGRVAAGRADLAPGPRSAAQALGLDFVPVQVERFDLVVPDEHLFHPGITALLGAAQTPAFRADLALLGGYDPTHAGERWHTT, from the coding sequence GTGACCATCCCACCCGTCACCCTCCAGTCGCATGTTCGGGCCTTGCGTGAACGGGCGCATCTGCGGCCCAGCGAACTGGCGCGGCGGGTCGGGATTTCGCGGCAGGCGCTGCACAAGATCGAAACCGAGGCCTACCTCCCCAGCACCCTGATCGCCTTTCAGCTTGCCCAGGCGCTGGATTGCCGCGTGGATGAGCTGTTCACCCTCGTTCCTCCCGAGGTCAACGCGACCCTGTGCGTGCCCGTTACGGGCGACACCCGAGTTCAGTTGGCCCAGGTGGGGGATCGCCTGCTGGCCTTTCCGCTGACCGGCACTCCGGGCTTCCGGCAGACCGCCGATGGCGTGGTCCGCCTCTCTGCCGGTGCACAGGCCGGACCAGGTGAAGTGCGTGCCGAGCTGCTGGGTTCCCCCGAGCGGCTGCCCCGCACTGCCGTGCTGGTGGGGTGCGACCCGTCGCTGGAGTTGCTCGCCTCTCATGCGGCGAGGCACGCGCCGGAGGTGCGGGTGCTGTGGCACGCTGCCTCCAGCCTGGCAGCCCTGGAGGCCCTGTCCCGGGGCGAGGTCCACGCCGCCGGCATCCACCTCTGGGACGCCGAGACCGACCAGTCCAACCTGCCCTTCGTCGAACGCCTGTTTCCGGGGCAGGTCATGCACCTGCTCACCCTGTGGTCCTGGGAGCAGGGGCTGATCGTGCCGCCCGGCAACCCCCGGGGCGTGCAGGGACCGGCCGACCTCCTCCAGCCGGGCCTGCGCCTGGTCAACCGGGAGGAGGGCGCGGGGAGCCGCCTGCTGCTCGATGCCTGGCTGGGCAGGGAGGGCGTGACTCCGGGCGAGCGCCGCGCCCTCCCCGGCTATCAGGACGAGGTGCACAGCCACCTGGAGGCGGCGGGCCGGGTGGCTGCGGGGCGTGCGGACCTGGCACCCGGCCCGCGGTCCGCCGCCCAGGCGCTGGGCCTGGACTTCGTGCCGGTGCAGGTCGAACGGTTCGACTTGGTGGTGCCGGACGAGCACCTGTTCCATCCCGGAATCACCGCGCTGCTGGGGGCCGCCCAGACCCCGGCCTTCCGCGCCGACCTGGCCCTGCTGGGCGGCTACGACCCTACCCATGCCGGAGAACGCTGGCACACCACCTAG
- a CDS encoding replication initiator protein A, with the protein MTAKPPGRSARPTSGVRPPPLTERPERIDELNLGRLGLICVQERIPDNYTRWEVAFEVDGQPALLSCVAPSEFGGVPHGLDGDMLNGILAIYVEQSAPESGEVLTTAHQILQRAGLDTSGRYYLLLHASLHRLNSAKYVAQNAWRAHGQRRWTTQTFSLVEGLAYDSDEQTLGKGSVIHIRLPKSLVQSVRSKFIKPLDPVLLEQLDRPLARSVYRLLDAKRYDPTDPQVITMELRMSLVAWGQECKLKDLVPSRIKRTLEKAHDDLKACGYLSGVDYQGTGSGQEIIYRFGDGSSFGLDLASRIMKHGVGQYVAQGIVQSVPREDLLHRLAKAEFLLHRDRDRIQNKAGFVVTVLKDDGSRYPDPEGFVSPTAVSMPPPSPSAARPTAEEDVEVVRRVREEELRSLPRPAQADAILARLRLLCGVHAVKVGKTSLNAVHQAITEGVLDAVIVEREMMAAVFGGRTEAFLKALIKAAGDRRRQGQGALLEG; encoded by the coding sequence GTGACCGCGAAGCCGCCCGGACGTTCCGCCCGTCCCACCTCAGGGGTACGGCCCCCGCCACTGACGGAACGCCCAGAGCGCATCGACGAACTCAACCTGGGCCGCCTGGGATTGATCTGCGTGCAGGAACGCATTCCCGACAACTACACCCGCTGGGAGGTCGCGTTCGAGGTCGACGGCCAGCCGGCCCTGCTGTCCTGCGTCGCTCCCAGCGAGTTCGGCGGGGTGCCGCATGGGCTGGACGGCGACATGCTCAACGGCATCCTCGCCATCTATGTCGAGCAGAGCGCCCCCGAAAGCGGGGAGGTCCTGACCACTGCCCACCAGATCCTGCAACGCGCCGGTCTCGACACCAGCGGCCGCTACTACCTCCTGCTGCACGCCAGCCTGCACCGCCTCAACAGCGCGAAGTACGTGGCCCAGAATGCCTGGCGCGCGCATGGGCAGCGCCGGTGGACGACGCAGACCTTCTCGCTCGTCGAGGGTCTGGCGTATGACAGTGACGAGCAGACCCTCGGCAAGGGCAGCGTGATTCATATTCGCCTGCCCAAGTCGCTGGTGCAGAGCGTCCGCTCGAAGTTCATCAAGCCGCTCGACCCGGTGCTGCTCGAACAGCTCGACCGTCCCCTGGCCCGCAGTGTGTACCGCCTGCTCGACGCCAAGCGCTATGACCCCACCGACCCCCAGGTCATCACCATGGAGCTGCGTATGTCCCTCGTCGCGTGGGGCCAGGAGTGCAAACTCAAAGACCTGGTGCCCAGCCGCATCAAGCGCACCCTGGAAAAAGCCCACGACGACCTCAAGGCCTGCGGGTACCTCTCGGGGGTCGACTATCAGGGCACCGGCAGCGGCCAGGAGATCATCTACCGTTTCGGTGACGGCTCCAGCTTCGGCCTCGACCTCGCGTCGCGCATCATGAAACACGGCGTGGGCCAGTACGTGGCGCAGGGCATCGTGCAGAGCGTTCCGCGCGAGGACCTGCTGCACCGCCTCGCCAAGGCGGAGTTCCTGCTGCACCGCGACCGCGACCGCATCCAGAACAAGGCCGGGTTCGTCGTGACTGTCCTCAAGGACGACGGCTCCCGCTACCCGGACCCGGAGGGCTTTGTCTCTCCCACGGCCGTGTCTATGCCCCCACCCTCACCGTCTGCTGCCCGGCCCACCGCGGAAGAGGACGTGGAGGTCGTCCGGCGGGTCCGCGAGGAGGAGCTGCGCTCCCTGCCCAGGCCCGCGCAGGCCGACGCGATCCTCGCGCGGTTGCGGCTGCTGTGCGGCGTCCATGCGGTGAAGGTTGGCAAGACCAGCCTGAACGCCGTGCATCAGGCCATCACCGAGGGCGTGCTGGACGCCGTCATCGTGGAACGTGAGATGATGGCCGCCGTGTTCGGGGGCCGCACCGAAGCGTTCCTCAAAGCGCTGATTAAGGCCGCCGGAGACCGCAGGCGTCAGGGCCAGGGCGCTCTGCTCGAGGGGTGA
- a CDS encoding sugar ABC transporter substrate-binding protein, with amino-acid sequence MRHRTLSVALTSFLILSGTSAAADLRFSTWAGGEGLALLQQLAREYTAKTGTDVRVEVTPFADYSRKLAVQIASGDAPDIGWVAERDVPTLVASNNLANLSALGKDASFNLSDFPTSSLALWKRGGSLYGVPFSNSPLVLFYNKDLFKQAGVVDPMTQYARGQWSYADFQKSALSIKQKTGSSGARVMRVDPKAWAGGLLAVLWSNGGGVYDRNMKCNLNSAGSLQALSLMQNMMFRDQSMPRPGDQTSFDGGRLGMYFDNISYAGQLKDAKFKWGIAPLPRGSAGRVTQLGQAGYAVFSKGRNQAEAMNFLKFLASKENMARTARFFPPPRQSVLRSSAYLNANPAVPASALRTALISQLGSARVLQTTTDWLKANDVITSSLDQVFQPGASTKAILDRTCQTVDGL; translated from the coding sequence ATGCGTCACCGTACCCTGTCCGTGGCCCTGACCTCGTTTCTCATTCTCAGCGGCACCAGCGCTGCCGCTGACCTGCGCTTCAGCACCTGGGCCGGTGGGGAGGGCCTGGCCCTCTTGCAGCAACTTGCCAGGGAGTACACCGCCAAGACGGGCACGGACGTCAGGGTTGAGGTCACGCCTTTCGCGGACTACAGCCGCAAGCTTGCCGTGCAGATTGCCTCGGGTGACGCCCCGGACATTGGCTGGGTGGCCGAGCGGGACGTGCCGACCCTCGTCGCCTCGAATAACCTCGCCAACCTCAGCGCGCTGGGCAAGGACGCCTCTTTCAACCTGAGCGACTTTCCAACCTCCTCGCTCGCTCTGTGGAAGCGGGGCGGCAGTCTGTACGGCGTTCCCTTCTCGAACTCGCCACTGGTGCTCTTCTACAACAAGGACCTTTTCAAGCAAGCCGGGGTCGTAGACCCGATGACCCAGTACGCCAGGGGACAGTGGAGCTACGCCGATTTCCAGAAGAGTGCCCTGAGCATCAAACAGAAAACCGGCAGTTCCGGTGCCCGTGTTATGCGCGTTGACCCCAAGGCCTGGGCGGGCGGCCTGCTGGCCGTCCTGTGGTCGAACGGCGGCGGCGTATACGACAGGAACATGAAGTGCAACCTGAACTCGGCGGGGAGCCTGCAAGCCTTGAGCCTGATGCAGAACATGATGTTCAGGGACCAGTCCATGCCGCGTCCCGGTGACCAGACTAGCTTCGACGGCGGCAGGCTCGGCATGTACTTCGACAACATCAGCTACGCGGGGCAGCTCAAGGACGCCAAGTTCAAGTGGGGGATTGCACCGCTGCCCAGGGGGAGTGCAGGGCGCGTGACGCAACTCGGGCAGGCCGGATACGCCGTCTTCAGCAAGGGCCGGAACCAGGCGGAGGCCATGAACTTCCTGAAGTTCCTCGCCTCGAAGGAAAACATGGCCCGCACTGCCAGGTTCTTCCCGCCGCCCCGCCAGTCGGTCCTCAGGAGCAGCGCCTACCTGAACGCCAACCCCGCAGTTCCTGCCAGCGCCCTCAGGACCGCGCTGATCAGTCAACTGGGCAGCGCCCGTGTGCTCCAGACCACCACCGACTGGCTCAAGGCGAACGACGTGATCACGAGCAGCCTTGACCAGGTGTTCCAGCCCGGCGCGAGCACGAAGGCCATTCTTGACCGCACCTGTCAGACGGTGGACGGCCTGTAA
- a CDS encoding sugar ABC transporter permease: MASSLLARREAREGFLFALPYLLGMLIFVLLPLVAVLWMSLTGWSLLDAPTFKGFASYAKLARDLEFRGSLGVTAVFTVGIVALNLTVALLLASLLNVKLPGIAAFRSMVFSPVVMPIVAWSLIWKFLLQPQGPLNTGLQQLGFQDANLLLNPKTALGTLIVIEVLKAVGLNTVIFLSALQGVPPEQRQAARLDGASSWQVYRHVTLPMISPTLFLVFLVTVIGALKVFTPIWVLTGGGPAGATTTLIVAMFKQGFTFFEFGYASAIATVLFLAVLLLTLLQWRLRKALVFYEE, from the coding sequence ATGGCGAGCAGTCTGCTGGCCCGGCGGGAAGCGCGGGAAGGGTTCCTGTTCGCCCTCCCCTACCTGCTGGGCATGCTGATCTTCGTGCTGTTGCCCCTGGTGGCGGTGCTGTGGATGTCCCTCACCGGCTGGTCCCTGCTGGACGCCCCCACCTTCAAGGGCTTCGCCAGCTACGCGAAGCTGGCCCGTGACTTGGAGTTTCGGGGGAGCCTGGGCGTCACCGCCGTGTTCACAGTGGGCATCGTGGCCCTGAACCTGACGGTGGCCCTGCTGCTCGCCAGCCTGCTGAACGTGAAACTGCCGGGCATCGCGGCCTTCCGGTCGATGGTGTTCTCGCCGGTGGTGATGCCCATCGTGGCGTGGTCGCTGATCTGGAAATTCCTGCTCCAGCCGCAGGGGCCACTGAACACGGGCCTCCAGCAGCTCGGCTTTCAGGATGCCAACCTGCTCCTGAACCCGAAAACCGCGCTGGGAACGCTGATCGTGATCGAGGTCCTGAAGGCGGTCGGCCTGAACACCGTGATCTTCCTGAGCGCGCTGCAAGGCGTTCCGCCCGAGCAACGTCAGGCCGCGCGGCTCGACGGCGCGAGTTCCTGGCAGGTCTACCGCCACGTCACGCTGCCGATGATCTCGCCGACCCTCTTCCTGGTGTTCCTGGTGACGGTCATCGGTGCCCTGAAGGTCTTCACGCCGATCTGGGTTCTCACGGGGGGCGGCCCCGCGGGTGCGACCACCACCCTGATCGTGGCGATGTTCAAGCAGGGCTTCACCTTCTTCGAGTTCGGCTACGCCTCCGCGATTGCCACCGTGCTGTTCCTGGCCGTGCTGCTCCTCACGCTGCTGCAATGGCGGCTCCGAAAGGCCCTCGTGTTCTATGAGGAGTGA
- a CDS encoding carbohydrate ABC transporter permease, whose translation MGLERTQKPRSSQPWTLLLYVLLVLVCLPFVLPILWMFLSSLKSAQGIFGSPFSLNVDAGLKNFAQIFANYPFARQYLNSLLTLAISVPVTLLLAATAGYAFARMRFPGRDLAFVMTLAAMMVPAELVAIPQFIAFRNLGLANTLVPIMLLQIFSATGALSVFLMRQHFITLPRELEEAGRIDGLGTLGVFRYIMLPLSRPVLATVAIFAVLNSWNDYFNPLIYLNDEAKMTLPLALQRFTDPLGGTYWNLTLAASVLVALPVLLAFLMAQRTFIESLAASGTKG comes from the coding sequence TTGGGTCTGGAGAGGACCCAGAAACCACGCTCCAGCCAGCCCTGGACCCTGCTGCTGTACGTCCTGCTGGTCCTGGTCTGCCTGCCCTTCGTCCTGCCCATCCTGTGGATGTTCCTCTCCAGCCTGAAGTCGGCGCAGGGCATCTTCGGCAGTCCCTTCAGCCTGAACGTGGATGCCGGGCTGAAGAACTTCGCGCAGATCTTTGCGAATTACCCGTTCGCCCGGCAGTACCTCAACAGCCTGCTTACCCTAGCGATCAGCGTCCCGGTGACGCTGCTCCTCGCCGCGACCGCCGGGTACGCCTTCGCCCGGATGCGTTTCCCGGGGCGCGACCTGGCCTTTGTGATGACCCTGGCGGCCATGATGGTCCCGGCGGAACTGGTGGCGATCCCGCAGTTCATCGCGTTCAGGAACCTGGGCCTCGCCAATACCCTGGTGCCGATCATGCTCCTGCAAATCTTCAGTGCCACGGGGGCGCTGTCGGTCTTCCTGATGCGCCAGCACTTCATCACGCTGCCGCGCGAACTGGAGGAGGCGGGCCGGATCGACGGCCTGGGCACCCTGGGTGTCTTCCGGTACATCATGCTGCCCCTCTCCAGACCCGTGCTGGCGACGGTCGCCATCTTCGCGGTCCTCAACTCCTGGAACGACTATTTCAACCCGCTCATTTACCTGAACGACGAGGCCAAGATGACCCTGCCGCTCGCCCTGCAACGCTTCACCGACCCTCTCGGGGGCACCTACTGGAACCTCACCCTGGCGGCCAGCGTGCTGGTGGCGCTGCCCGTCCTGCTGGCCTTCCTGATGGCGCAGCGCACCTTCATCGAGAGCCTCGCGGCCAGCGGGACCAAGGGATGA
- a CDS encoding FAD-dependent oxidoreductase has product MREHRTEVLVVGGGVGGVAAALSALRLGRQVILAEESPWIGGQLTSQAVPPDEAIWVEEYGATASYCEFREGVRQYYRTHPHVTAEAAADPCLNPGAGNVGRLCHEPRVALRVLEDLLAPYLTSRQLRVWLKTRPVRVEVTGDHVQAVTFQHESGEEHTVHAAYFLDATELGELTELSGAESVIGAEGQDETGEPHALPEADPLGQQAITWCFAMDHREGEDHTIPRPPSYDFWRTYQAPFWPAPQLSWTYPHPITGAPVYRDLFSDPSQEAHRGDFWHYRRIVAGRHYSPPIGDVTLVNWPQNDYWLGPLVGVPEEEKQRHLEAARELSLSLLYWMQTEAPRHDGKGEGYPGLRLRGDLTGTELTHGLALRPYIREARRIRAQFTVTENMLGVEARGSQQGAEVFPDSVGIGQYRIDLHPGTGGRGYVDVASWPFQIPLGALIPVRLTNLIAAGKTLGVTHITNGCYRLHPVEWNTGEAAGALAAFSLQQGEPPVAIRERHLPDFQRLLTRLGIPLAWPEAYRLTPSPAF; this is encoded by the coding sequence ATGAGGGAACACCGCACGGAAGTTCTGGTCGTTGGCGGAGGTGTCGGCGGCGTCGCGGCGGCCCTGTCTGCCCTGCGGCTGGGGCGGCAGGTGATCCTCGCCGAGGAATCGCCCTGGATCGGGGGTCAGCTCACCAGCCAGGCCGTCCCGCCGGACGAGGCCATCTGGGTCGAGGAATACGGTGCCACCGCTTCCTACTGTGAGTTCCGAGAAGGGGTCCGGCAGTATTACCGGACTCACCCGCACGTCACCGCAGAAGCGGCGGCCGACCCCTGCCTGAATCCGGGGGCGGGGAACGTGGGGCGACTCTGTCACGAACCCCGGGTGGCCCTGCGTGTTCTGGAAGACCTGCTCGCTCCCTACCTCACGTCGCGGCAACTGCGGGTGTGGCTGAAGACCCGGCCAGTCCGGGTGGAGGTGACGGGCGACCATGTCCAGGCGGTGACCTTCCAGCACGAGTCGGGGGAGGAACACACGGTTCACGCCGCCTACTTCCTCGACGCGACGGAACTCGGTGAACTCACCGAACTCAGCGGCGCGGAAAGCGTGATCGGTGCCGAAGGCCAGGACGAGACGGGCGAGCCGCACGCCCTGCCCGAAGCGGACCCACTGGGCCAGCAGGCCATCACCTGGTGCTTTGCGATGGACCACCGGGAAGGCGAGGACCACACCATCCCCCGTCCCCCGAGTTACGACTTCTGGCGCACTTACCAGGCCCCCTTCTGGCCCGCCCCACAACTCTCCTGGACCTACCCACATCCCATTACGGGCGCGCCGGTCTACCGCGACCTCTTCAGCGACCCCAGCCAGGAAGCCCACCGGGGGGACTTCTGGCACTACCGCCGGATTGTGGCGGGACGGCACTACAGCCCGCCCATCGGGGACGTGACCCTGGTGAACTGGCCGCAGAACGACTACTGGCTGGGGCCACTGGTCGGCGTCCCCGAAGAGGAAAAGCAGCGGCACCTGGAAGCGGCACGCGAACTCAGCCTCTCGCTGCTGTACTGGATGCAGACCGAGGCCCCCCGGCATGACGGGAAGGGTGAAGGCTATCCCGGCCTGCGGCTGCGCGGTGACCTGACCGGGACGGAACTCACGCATGGCCTCGCCCTGCGGCCCTACATCCGGGAGGCGCGGCGGATCAGGGCGCAGTTCACCGTGACGGAGAACATGCTCGGCGTGGAAGCGCGCGGAAGCCAGCAGGGCGCGGAGGTCTTCCCGGACAGCGTGGGCATCGGCCAGTACCGCATCGACCTGCATCCGGGAACGGGCGGGCGGGGGTACGTGGACGTCGCGAGTTGGCCCTTCCAGATTCCCCTGGGGGCACTGATTCCGGTGCGGCTCACCAACCTGATCGCCGCCGGGAAAACGCTGGGCGTGACCCATATCACCAACGGCTGCTACCGGCTGCATCCGGTCGAGTGGAACACCGGGGAGGCGGCGGGCGCACTGGCGGCCTTCAGCCTGCAACAGGGTGAGCCTCCCGTGGCCATCCGGGAACGGCACCTGCCGGACTTCCAGCGGCTCCTGACCCGCCTCGGTATTCCCCTCGCCTGGCCGGAGGCGTATCGCCTGACGCCCTCCCCCGCTTTCTAG
- a CDS encoding LacI family DNA-binding transcriptional regulator: MTPRPTQKQVAQHAGVSQTIVSQVLNGQTDQARISPETRARVLQAISELGYVPNAAARRLVGGRSSLIGVFTYEAVFPSSTRDFYAPFLEGIEEEAAHSGLDLLLYTGGKGRRGLTHGMQARLSLTDGTILLGHPGEQDRHDLAALVKGGHPVVFIGRRSVPEAELTCVQADYTAATAELTRRFLACGHRKLLYVGRPEQDESALDRERGFVSTVRPAPVERLDAGALDQHWLETALESGITGFLLENDGLMRRLLEVAQQGGYRVPEDCSAAVLGDAITGEVGDPSWSGLRIPRQAMGRGAVLALRLLVSREPPGPLIFPCEITPGVTIGLRPERSVPG; encoded by the coding sequence GTGACGCCCCGCCCCACACAGAAACAGGTGGCGCAACACGCCGGTGTCTCGCAGACCATCGTCTCCCAGGTCCTGAACGGGCAAACGGACCAGGCGCGCATCAGTCCGGAGACCCGTGCCCGGGTTCTCCAGGCGATCAGCGAGCTGGGGTACGTCCCGAACGCGGCCGCCCGTCGCCTGGTGGGTGGCCGCAGTTCCCTGATCGGCGTATTCACGTATGAGGCCGTCTTTCCCAGCAGCACCCGTGACTTCTACGCGCCTTTTCTGGAAGGCATCGAGGAGGAAGCCGCACACAGTGGCCTCGACCTGCTGCTGTACACCGGGGGGAAGGGCAGACGCGGCCTCACCCACGGCATGCAGGCCCGCCTGTCCCTGACAGACGGCACGATCCTGCTGGGGCACCCCGGTGAGCAGGATCGCCATGACCTGGCAGCCCTGGTCAAGGGCGGACACCCGGTGGTGTTTATTGGACGGCGAAGCGTGCCGGAAGCCGAACTGACCTGCGTGCAGGCGGATTACACTGCGGCCACCGCCGAACTCACCCGGCGCTTTCTGGCTTGCGGGCACAGGAAGCTGCTGTACGTGGGCCGCCCTGAACAGGACGAATCCGCCCTGGACCGGGAGCGCGGCTTTGTCAGCACGGTCCGTCCCGCCCCGGTGGAGCGCCTGGACGCCGGTGCTCTCGACCAGCACTGGCTGGAAACGGCCCTGGAAAGCGGCATCACCGGGTTCCTGCTGGAGAACGACGGACTTATGCGCCGCCTGCTGGAGGTGGCCCAGCAGGGCGGATACCGGGTTCCTGAAGACTGCTCTGCGGCGGTCCTGGGCGACGCCATCACGGGGGAGGTGGGAGATCCGTCCTGGTCGGGCCTGCGTATTCCAAGACAGGCTATGGGCCGCGGTGCGGTCCTGGCGCTGCGCCTGCTGGTGTCACGGGAACCACCTGGCCCCCTGATCTTCCCCTGCGAGATCACTCCGGGCGTGACTATCGGCCTGCGCCCGGAGCGGTCAGTGCCCGGCTGA